The Lutibacter profundi region ATAAAGCGTATTATTTAAAAATGGTAGCATATTATGAAAAATCATTTAGCCATAGCGGATCAGGAACCATTAGTTCTCGAATAGATGAAAGTTATGTAAAAAAGTTACTGGGCTATTTTAAAAATAAAGGAGCGAGATAGCTTTATGATTTTAATGAGGAGAAAAATTTAAAAATGAAAAAAAAATTAGTTTATATATTATTTTTAATTGGTTTTATTGGGTTAGCTCAAGAAATTCCTGTTTCTATAGCAACAGATACTACTGCTATTAAAATTGGAGAGCAAATTCAATTAAAAATAACTGTAAATGAAACAAACAATGTAATTTTTCCTAAACTACAACTGGATAGTTTAAGAAAAGTTGAAGTTATAGAATCCTTACCTGTTGATACTTTAAAAAATAGATTAGAAAAAAAGTACCTACTTACAAGTTTTGATAGTGGGCAATATGTTTTGCCAAAACAGCAAGTTATTATTGGGAACAAGAAGTTTTTTACAGATTCACTTTTAATAAATGTTACAACAGTAAAAGTAGATACGCTTAAGCAAAAAATGTTTCCTATAAAATCAATTAAAAAGGAACCAAAAACATTAGATGATTACAAATATTTACTGTGGTGGCTAATACCAATTTTAGTTATTTTAGCGATAGTGTTATATTATATTTTCAGAAAGAAAGAGAAAAAAGAAACACAAAAAATATATGTTACTCCAATAAATGAAGCGTTACAGCGCTTAAAAGAATTAGATGAAAAACAATTATTAGAACAAAATAAAATAAAGGTCTATTATTCTGAACTTACTGATATTGTTAGAACATATCTTGAAAAAGATATGAATATACCAGCTTTAGAATCAACAACAAATGAATTGATTGAAACAATTAATGATTTTAATGAATCGAGCAACTTGGGAATTTCAAAAGAAACAATTAAACAATTGAAAGAAGTTTTACAAAGTGCCGATTTGGTTAAGTTTGCAAAATCAAAACCTGTAATTGACGAAATAAAAAGAGATAGAACTATTGCTGAAAATATTCTTAAAAACACACAAAATGCGGTTCAAATTAAACAGGACGAGCTTGTGGATGATAATGTTCAAGAAATTATTGTTTCACAAAAATCACCGATAAAAAGCAACAATATATTTAAAAAGTATCTTATTGTTTTTATAACTACTATTGTGCTTATTGTAAGTGTTTTAGGGTATTTTGGATATAAATATGTTAAAGGTAAATCTATTGAAAAAACCGCCTCTGAAATGTTAGAGGAGAAATGGTACACTTCTTCTTATGGTTCACCTGAAGTAACTATTGAAACACCTAAAAAACTACAGAAGCAAACGATAGAGATTCCAGAAAATTTAAAATCAATAATTCAAAGCCAAACTACCTATAACTATGGAAGTTTAACAGGCAACATTTATATTGAAGTAACATCAATTAATTTTGTTAATGAATTAGAAAACTTTAGTTATGATACTGGAATTCAAGCAATTTTACAACAGATTTCACAAAAAATAGGAGCTAAATTTACGGGGCTGCATGAAGAAATTAGAGTTAACAATGGGGTAGAAGGAAGAATAATTACAGCTAATTATGAATTGGAAAATAAAATAACACAACAACAAAACAAATATAAATTTACGCTGTTGTTTTTTGCAAACACTAAAAATATTCGTCAGATACTTGTAACTCAGTTAAATGGTGATGATAAAGCATTAGAAGTTAGTAATAGAATTATAAATTCAGTTTCTTTAAAACCATAAGTATGTTTCAAAATTTCGAATTTTTAAATCCACAGTTTTTATGGTTATTATTAGGAATACCGGTGTTAGCGGTTTGGTACTTTTTTACCCAAAATAAAGATAACGCAACTTTAACCATTCCAACTACTAAGGGATTTGAAACGTCTCCTTCAATTTTATCAAAATTAAAACCATTGCTCTATATTTTAAGGTTATTAGCATTAACATTATTAATAGTTGCATTGGCCAGACCAAGAAATGTTTCGGTAAGTAAACGAACAAAAACGAATAAAGGGATTGATATTGTAATGGCAATTGATGTATCTGCAAGTATGCTTGCACGAGACTTAAAACCTAACAGATTGGAAGCATTAAAAAAAGTAGCAACTGAATTTGTTAATGAACGACCAAATGACAGGATTGGAATTGTGGTTTATGCAGGTGAAAGTTTTACGAGAACTCCAATTACGAGTGATAAACGTATTATTAGAAAAACCATTTCAGAAATAAAATGGGGAGAGTTAGATGGAGGTACAGCAATAGGTATGGGGTTAGGCTCAGCGGTTAATCGTTTAAAAGAAAGTAAAGCCAAAAGTAAAGTTATTATTTTGTTAACTGACGGTGTAAACAATACGGGTTTTGTAGATCCAAAAACAGCAACAGAATTAGCGATTGGCTTAGGTATAAAAGTGTATACAATTGGGTTAGGAACAAATGGAACAGCATCCTTTCCTTACGCACAAGACCCAAAAACAGGAAAGTTACTCTTTAGAAATTCACCAGTTGAAATAGATGAAAATTTACTTCAATATATTGCAAAAGAAACGGGAGGTAAATATTTTAGAGCAACTGATAACACCAAATTAAAAGCAATTTATAACGAGATTAACAAGTTAGAAAAAACGGAGATTGAAGAATTTAAATATTATAATTATCAAGAACAATATAGATTTTTGGTACTATTGGCAGGGTTGCTAATAGTAATTGAAATAATTTTAAAACATACAATTTTTAGGAGTTTTATATAAATTTTTCTTAAGGAAATTAAAAAGAGTTATGTATCAAATAGAAGAGCCAACATATTTTGTGTATTTAGCAATTATTCCAGTAATATTTGTGATGTTTTTAATGGTCTTTTGGTGGAAAAAAAGAACTCAAAAGCAATTTACAACTAGTAAATTAATTGAAAAATTAAGTCCGGAAAAATCTACATTTAAATCCTTTTTAAAAATTATTGTTGTTAGTTTAGGACTTGCATTTTTAATTATTTCGCTTGCAAACCCTAAAATGGGAACAAAACTAGAAACAATTAAGCGTCAGGGAGTTGATATTGTTTTTGCTTTAGACGTTTCTAAAAGTATGTTGGCAGAAGATATTGCACCAAGTCGTTTAGATAAAGCAAAGCAAATTATTACTAAAATAATTGATAATTTAGGAAGTGACAGAGTAGGAATAATTGTATACGCAGGGAATGCATATCCCTTACTACCAATTACAACGGACCACGCAGCTGCGAAAATGTTTTTACAAAATGCCAATCCAGATATGGTTTCAAGTCAAGGTACAGCAATTAATGAAGCTATTGAGAGAGCCTTAACTTATTATGATGATAATGAACAAACAAACCGATTCTTATTTATTGTATCTGATGGAGAAGACCATGCTGAAAATGATTTTTCAGCTATAAATCAAGCTGTACGAGAGGGTATAAAAACGTATACTATTGGTGTTGGAACAGAAGGTGGAGGCCCAATTCCATTAAAAAATACTATTGGAGGAATTAGCTATAAAAAAGATAGTAAAGGAGAGGTTGTAATAACTAAAATGAAGACGCAAACGTTACAAGATATTGCTAACAAAGGAAAAGGGAAATACATCAACGGAAATAAAACACAAGAAACAATTAATACAGTTAGTGATTTACTTTTAAAAGCTGAAAAAAATGAATTTGAAACCAAACAATTTTCAGATTATAAAGATCAATTTCAATGGTTTATAGGTTTTGGTCTATTATTCTTAATAATAGATGTATTATTGCTTGAAAAGAAAACAAAATGGATTCAGAAATTAAATTTATTTAATCAAACAGAAGTATTAAAAAAATAGGTGATAAATGAAAAATATTTTATTCATAGTATTCTTATGTTTAACAACTGTTATTTTTTCTCAAGAAAAAACTTCTAAAAAGCTTGAACGTGAAGCTAGAAAAGAGATTAGAGAAGGAAACAAACTATACAATCAATTAAATTTTAAAGAAGCTGAAATAGCTTATAAAAAAGGACTTTCTAAAAATAAGAACTACCCTAAGGCTATGTATAATTTAGGGAATGCAATTTATCAACAAGATAGGTTTAAAGAAGCAATAAATCAATTTGAATTGGCTGAAAAAACAGTTAAAAATAAAATGGACAAAGCAGAAGCTTTTCATAATATGGGAAATTCTTTTATGAAGGAAAAACAGTATGGAAAAGCTGTAGAAGCGTTTAAAAATGCTTTAAGAAATAATTCAAAAGATGATGAAACACGTTATAATTTGGCGCTAGCTCAAGAGTTATTGAAACAGCAACAACAACAAAACAAGAATAATAAAGATAAAAACAAAGACAAAAACAACAAGGATAAAAACAACAAGGATAAAAAAGATAATAAAGAGGGAGATAAGGATAAGAAAGACGATAAGAATAAAGATAAAGACAAAGGAAAAGATAAAAAAGACAAAAAAGGAGATGAAAAGAAAAACAAAGACAAAAAACAAAATAAAGATAAACAACAGCAAAAACCTAGGCCAAATCAGTTATCTCCTGAGCAAATGAGGCAATTGCTTGAGGCTATGAATAATGAAGAAAATAAAACGCAAAAAAAATTGAATGCAAAAAAAGCAAAGGGGAGAAAAATAAAACAAGAAAAAGATTGGTAAAATGAAAATGAGAAGAGTTTACATACTAGCTGTTTTAGTGTTTACAACACAAATGCTTTTTGCTCAAGTTGAGTTTAAAACTATTGTAAGTAAAAATAAATTAGGTGTAAATGAGCGATTTAGAATTGAATTTATAGTAAATAAACAAGGTGCAGATCATTTTGTACCTCCATCATTTTCTAATTTTAAAGTTGTTGGAGGGCCTAGTTCTTCTGTAAATCAATCTTGGATAAATGGAAAATCAACCTATTCTCAAGCCTATATCTATGTTGTGGAACCTAAAAGAGAAGGTGAATTTACAATTCAACCGGCAAAAATAGAGTATAAAGGTAAAATAGTAAAATCTAACAAGGTTAAAATAACTGTAACAAAAGCAATAGAAATACCTAAAGACCCGAACAATCCAAATTATATTGCTCAACAAAATATTCATTTAGTGGCTGAAGTTTCAAATTTGAATCCATATGTTGGTGAGGGAATTTATGTAGTTTATAAGTTGTTTGTAAGCCAAAATATAAGTGTGAATGACTGGCGAGTTAGTGATTCACCTCAATATAATGGTTTTTGGAATCAAGATATTGAGGTGAAAAATGGCAATGTAAAAAAAGGGAGTTACAATGGAGAGCCTTACAGATATATTATTTTAAAAAAAGCAGTATTAATTCCACAGAGATCGGGTAAGTTATTAATTGAACCCATTAAAATGGATTTTTCAGTTGGCATACCAACAGGAAGAGGAGATTTTTTTGGAAATATGATTACTAGAAATATTAATTATACAACAAAATCAATTGTAAAAACAGTAAATGTTAAAGCATTACCAGAAAAAGGGAAACCAATGGGTTTTTCAGGAGCAGTAGGAGAGTTTGATTTTAAAGTTGAGACAACTAAAAATGTATTAAAAGCAAATGAGGCAGCTCAAATTAAAGTTGAAGTATCTGGAAGAGGTAATTTAAAACTTTTTGATATTCCAAAAATTACTACACCAGCCGAATTAGAAGTATACACCCCTGAGCATAAAGAACAAGTTGTAACATCTTTAAACGGATTGAGAGGAAGTATTCAAGATTCGTACACCATAGTTCCTCAATTTAAAGGGAAATATAAAATACCAGCAGTTACATTTTCATACTTTAATCCAAAAATTAAAAAATATATAACAATACAATCTGAAGCTATTATTGTTAATGTTACAGAAGGAAAAGAATTACTTTCTAACAATAGTAATTTAAATAATAGTAATAAACAACAAGTGGTTGCTAATGCTAATAATTTTAGATTTATTGCTTTAAAAACAACATTTAAATCAAAAAACAGAAAAGAATTTTTAAACTCAACTAAGTTTTACTTATTACTATTACTACCCTTTTTAGCAATTCCTATTGGTGTAATACTAGGTAAAAAAAGAGCGCAACGAGCAGGTGATGTATTTGGGAATAAAATTAGGAAAGCTGATAGGTTGGCTCGTAAATATTTATCTGAAGCTAAAAAACAATTGGGAAATCAAGAAGCATTTTACATTGCTTTAGAGAAGGCATTACACAATTTTTTAAAAGCAAAACTTTATTTGGAAACATCAGAAATTTCAAAAGAAAAAATTATAGATTTATTACAAACTAAAAAAGTTGATGAGTCATCAATAAATGAATTTATGGATGTTTTAAATAATTGCGATTTTGCCCGTTATACACCAACAACAAATGTGCTAATGAAGCAGGATTTTGAAAAAGCAAAAAAAGTAATAACCAACATAGATAAACAATTGTAAAATGAAAAAATTATTTTTATTTTTTTGATATTTTTTAGTTTGGTTTTAGAAGCTCAAAACGCAAATGAATTATTTTCAAAAGCAAATAATTTGTATAAAAATGGCGAATATTCAAAAGCCATCGAATTGTATTCTGCTATTGAGAAGCAAGGTTTAGAATCGGATGAATTATTTTTTAATTTAGGAAATTCATACTACAAACTTAATAAAGTTGCTCCATCTATTTATTATTATGAAAAAGCACTAAAAATAAACCCATCAAATGAAGATGCTTTAACTAATTTAAGTTTTGCAAAGCGTATGACTATTGATGTAATTGAAGATTTGCCAAAAACATTTTTACAACGGTTTTCAACAAATATTATTCAAAAATTATCATTTGATACTTGGGCTACTATTGCAGTTGTATCTTCTTTTTTAGTTGCTGTATTATTTTTGTTATACTATTTTTCTTTTTCATCTAAAAAGAAATTAGTATACTTTAATACAACAATATTTACGGCTTTTGTATTAATTATAAGCGTGTTTTTTGGGTATAACAATTATAAAACGGTAAAAAATAATAGAGTAGCTATCATTTTTGTGCCAAAAGTTGAAATTAAAAATGCTCCATCAACTAATAGTGATGAGGTATTTGTACTTCATGAAGGTACCAAAGTGATTATTTTAGATGAACTTGATAATTGGAAAAAAATTAAAATTGCTGATGGTAAAATTGGCTGGATATACGCCGATGATTTAAAAGAAATTTGATGTTTTTTTACAACAGTACTTATTTATTAAACAAGGATTCTATTTTTTCTTTTAAATGTTTTCCATGAATATTTACGGCAATAATTTTACCTGTTGAGTCAATTAAAAAGTTTGTTGGTAAGGCGGTAATTCCATATTCAGTTGATACGGGTGTGTTAAACCCTTCAACTGTAGAAACCTCTGTCCATACTCGTTTATCTTTTTCAATAGCTTTAATCCAGCTAGAACGCTTTGAATCTAGAGAGATACCATAAATATCAAATCCTTTTGAGTGATATAATTTGTACAAATTGTTTAATAATACACTTTCTGTTCTACAAGGCGGACACCAACTTGCCCAAAAATCAACTAAAGTATACTTTCCTTTAATAGTATTTAGTGAAATTATTTCACCGTTTTTATTTGGCATTTCAATATTTCCAATAAAACCCCCAATACTTGTTTTTTGAAGTAAGTTAAGTTTATTTTTAAGTTTTTGGGTAATTTCTATGTTAGAATGTGTTTTTTCAAAATTAGAAACTAAAGATTGTAAAAACGGTAAATTATCGCCACCATTCCATCGAGGTGAAGTAGCGTAAATAGCAATGGATGTCCCCATTTTATCTTTTACAAAAGTAATTAATTCATTTAAATGTTTTTTGTAATTTTCAACTTCAAGCTCTCTTAATTCAGCTATTTTACGTTCGTTTTCACCAGCCTTTTTTAAGGCTTTAATATTATTTCTAACAGATTTTACCAAACGGTTTAATGAAGCTACTCTAAAAGCCTCATAATCATTTAATAATTGTGTATCAACAGATCCTTTCACAGTTAAATTTTCAATAGAATTTCCATTAATTTCAATATTTTGACCTTTGTCAATAGCAAGTTCAATAGTTTTTTTATCAAAAGTTAAATTATAGATGCCAGGTTCTAAAAAATAAACAGAATTAAACCGTCCTCGATTATTAATTTTTAAGGTATCAATAAATAGTGTAGTTTTCTTTTGAATGTTTTTAATTTTTGATAATAACGCATAATTATTATTTAAACCACTTATCTTTCCTGAAATACTAAAAGAGTTAGGGTCTTTTGTTGAACAACTTAAAAAAATTAAAGTAAAGACAACGCTGAGAGAAATAAAAGAATTTTTAAAAGACATAAACTGTTTTTTATATTAGATTTTTAATTTTCGAATATAAAACAAATGTTTCATAAATCAATCACTCATAATTTTTTCCGATTTTTTTTCAACAATTTCTAAAAAATTTGGAAAAAGAGTTGGTGCCAAATTTTTAATAGGTTTATATAATATAGAATTTTGGGTCTGTTCTTCAGAAATAAAAGGGATAGTGTTATTTAGTTTGTTGAAAATAAGTAGAATAACACTAAATACAAGTCCAATTTTAAGAGCGCCAAAAACACCGCCAAATAATTTATTGAGCAAACCTAAAGAAGCAAAATCAGCTATTTTAGTAAATAATTTACCTAATAAACCAATAGCCAAAACTATAATACCAAAAGTAATAGCAAATGAAATAATAGTAATATATTTTTCATCCCAAGAAATATAGTTAACCATTAAATTACCAATAAAGTATGAAAAATGAATTGCACCATAAACACCTGCGATAAGAGCAATTAATGAAGCTACTTCAACAAACAAACCCTTTAAAATGCCTCTAATAAAGCCAAAAACTAAAAAAGCTACAATTATAATATCAAAAGTATTCATTTACTGAGTTTTTGTAAATATACATGAATGGATTTGTATATTTGCATTTGAATTAAAAATTTCAAATGTCAAGAGATCAAAAACTAAAAGAAGATTACGAACAGTTACTAGCAATTTTAGCAACTAAATTTGGCGAAGGTGAGCAACTAAATTTAGACGCAATTATTTATTTAATTGGCGTACAAGAATTGGGAAAAGGAACTATTGAATACAAAAAAGATGATAAAGTAAATTTAATGCATATAGCAATTTGCAGATTGTTAGAACCATTTGGGTATTATGAGTTTGATTTTTTTGACAATGATGGTTGGCCTCATTACAAAGTTTTAGAAGAATTACCTGCGCTAAAACCAGGAGAACAAACAGTACTTATAAAAGAGGCAATTGTATTGTATTTTAAGGAAAAGGAATTGATATAAGTACGAAACTGAATTTTTAAGATTAAATTTACCTTTACGGGTTAAATATTTGTTTATTTATAATTATAAGCTCTCCACGAGCTTGGAATAGTTTTAGCAGTTGGTAATTTAGAGTCTGAATTATAAAGCAGACCCGAAGATAACGATGAAAACACAAAAAGAAAAACGAATAGTAGGGGTGTTATAAATTTTTTGTTTTTTATGGATTTAAATTTAAATAACGGCTGAAATCAATACTAAAATACGTTCCTTATAAGGCTAAGTCTAAAAAAGGTTTAATACCATAAGGTTCGAAGGAGTATTAAAACTAGGTTGTTTATACTTCGACAGAAACAAAAACAGAAAAATTGCATTACAACACTAAAAAATTAACACTAACAAATAGTAAGCATTTACCGTACATATTTTATGGTTTTACCCTACCACAAAGTGAGATATTTTAAGTATTCTTGAAAATTAAAAATAAACACTTAAATTTAAACTTTTATGAAAAGAAAAGAAAAGAAAAGAAAAGAAACAACAAACTTTTAAAAAGGTAATATTCCTACTTGGAATATCCCTACTGCTATGGAATTGTAACAAAGAAGAAATAGGATATTTAGAGAATAGCGAAGCTAAAATAAGGCATATCTCTTATAGCGATTTTAAGGCTAAGGATAATTTTTCGCTATTAATTAACAAAATAGAACACAAATACTTTGATAGGTTAAAAGAAGCAGAAAAAAATAAATTTCAAGGAAAAACTGTTTATTCTACTAACAGTACTTTTTATATCCAAACCGATTTAATATATTGAAACCATTAAAGACGCTATTACGAATTATACATTTAAAATTGAAAGACCTCAAATAGAGAATATTAAAACAGAAAATTTAATTGTTTCTTTAAATAACAATACAAATGAAATTAAGTTATATCTTCTTGAAATGAATGAAAGTGATATTCAAAATGATATAAAGTTTTATCCATTAGATATAAACACAATAGACAGTGATGCTCTTTTTTCAAATAAAACAGCAATGATTAATGGAGTAGCTGTAACAGTACCTGATTGTACAACTATTTATTATCTCCCTTGTAATGGAATTCAAAATGCAGATGGTCACGCAGGAACTACCAACTGTGATGGTAGCACTACTATTTTAGATTTCTCTAATTGCGGTACAGGTTACGATGATGATGCTTCATCTTATGGCGGCGGAGGAATAGGAGCTCCTAACCCTACAGATAACTCTTCAACAAGTGGTGGAGGAACAGGAAGTACTACCAACACATCTAATAACAATGAACTTATTGAAGGAGCTATTGGTATTATAAGGTATAATACTACTGCAGCAAGTGCATTAAAAAACAACCTCCTATTAACTTCTAATCAAATAGCTTGGATAGGAGATTCTAAAAATAATACCGAAGTTACCCTTATTTTTAACTTCTTAGAAAAAAATAAAATTGGTGAGGATTATACCTCTGAAGCTAAAAATTTTGCTAAACTTGCTGTTGAAGCTTATGATAATGGTGGTGATGTGGATTGGGTGGATATGATTATTAATAATCTTTCTCCTAAAGCTGATTGTGTGTATCAAAAGTTAAAAAGTAATAGTACAGGTTTCAAAAATGCAATTAAGAAGTTTGATGGAGAATTTCCTGTAAGTCATTTAAATTTTATAATGGAAGATTTAGGTAATACAAGAGCGCAAACTCAAGCTCCTGACAATTATATTAATACTACTTCTGCTGATTATATCATTACAATTGCTCTAAATAATAATTCAAATATTCATGGTGTAAAATATAGACCAAATCTTATGACAGCCAAAACAATTGTTCATGAGGTTATACACGCTGAAATGTATAGGAAATTATTGTCTTTAGCTAATCAGGGACATTTGAGTTTTACTGGTTGGACAATTCAACAGCAAAAAGATTATATGATAAGTATTAAAAATAATTTTCCTGGAATTTATGACTACTATAGAAGGTATAAAAATTGGCAGCATCAACAGATGGCTACACATTATAGACAAACAATTGCTAACATTTTAAAAGAGTTTGATAATTCACTAAATACTGACCAGTTTTACATGGATTTAGCTTGGGAAGGATTGGATAAGACAAGTATAGTAGGATGGCAAGATGGTGTTTCAGAAAATGATAAAATTAGAATACTAAAAGTAATTTCAGATTACATAAATATAAATAAAAATGAAAATTGTCAATAATATAAAATATAAAATATTAATGCTTTTCTTAATCAGTACTATAAATTGTATTTCTCAATCTAAAAAAGAAACAGTTTACATACTATTCGATGGAAACAGTAAGGAGAAATGTAGATTAGAAGTAGAATATTCATCGGACAATGATGGTAGACTTGATGGTTATCAAACAGTAAATAAGTATCGAAAAAAATATAAGAATAATAGAATTATATTCGAAATTTATAATGAAAATTTTGTTTTTGATAAACAAAAATTTGAACCGGATACATGTAGCGTTCAAAATTTTAATAAAATAAAACTTGAGACAATCGAAAGTATTAACAAAAAAGTAAAAGATTCAGATTTAGGCTATCTTTTTAAGAATTCTCTTTTTAATAAAATTTATCTTGTCGAGAAAATATCTGAAACTAGAATAATTAAATATGAAGTTTATTGGGCTGGAGAATTGACTTCTGAATAATAAAGTTGAGTAGGTAAAGGTGGAAATCCAACACAAATATATGACTGATTACTATAGAATTTCGATTGAAGAAGGTTTAAGGGAATCCTCCACGTGGAAAGGTTGTTCCACATATTCACCTCCAAGTCTTTAATTCAAATTGGTCTCAAAGTTTGGATCCAGCAAATTATTTACAAACAAAGTTCGATTCTAACTACAACCCAATATCTAATAATTGTCAATAAAAATTTATATTATGAAAAAATAATTTTAATATTTAGCATATTAATAGTGAGTTTTACCTGTAAAGCACAGGATAATACCATAAATTATAATGAATTAACTATAAATGACATTAATTTTCTAGGGAATAATGTTAGTTTAGTAATTCAACATCTAGGTCAACCAAATACTATTGAAGAGTATTACTTTGAAATGCAAGATGTAATGTCACAAAAATATAAATATAATGACATTATATTTACAGTAATAAACAATAGAACTTATTCATTTGAAATTATAGGGAGTAATTATACTTTTACAAGTAATAATATAAATGTGGGAGATAATATTAACAAGTTACAACCCATCTATCCATTAAGTTTTACAAGTAAGAGTTCAGATGCATTATCTTTAGATTTTGTCGATATGGATAGGTTCATTATAATTTCTTTTAATTCTATAAATAACATAATTGATAAAATAGAAACATATAGTTATTAATAATACAAAAACCACAACCACATATATAAAAAACAGCAGAAAAGTGTCATACCAAAACCTGATACTTTTCTGTTAACTTTATAAACTAGACGAAAAAATCACAACGAATTAACCTGCTACTGTTCATTTACTCACCGTTTTGGTCTATACTTCGACAGAAACAAAAACAGAAAAATTGCATTACAACACTAACAAATAGTAAGCATTTACCATACATATTTTACGGTTTTACCCTACAACAAAATGAAATATTTTAAGTATTCTTGAAAATTAAAAATAAACACTTAAATTTAAACTTTTATGAAAAGAAAAGAAAAGAAAAGAAACAACAAACTTTTAAAAAGGTAATATTCCTACTTGGAATATCCCTACTGCTATGGAATTGTAACAAAGAAGAAATAGGATATTTAGAGAATAGCGAAGCTAAAATAAGGCATATCTCTTATAGCGATTTTAAGGCTAAGGATAATTTTTCGCTATTAATTAACAAAGTAGAACACAAATACTTTGACAGGTTAAAAGAAGTAGAAAAAAATAAATTTCAAGGAAAAACTGTTTATTCTACTAACAGTACTTTTTATATCCAAACCGATTTAATATATTGAAACCATTAAAGACGCTATTACGAATTATACATTTAAAATAGAAAGACCTCAAATAGAGAATATTAAAACAGAAAATTTAATTGTTTCTTTAAATAACAATACAAATGAAATTAAGTTATATCTTCTTGAAATGAATGAAAGTGATATTCAAAATGATATAAAGTTTTATCCATTAGTTACCATATATATATGAAAAAAATTTTGCTACTTATACTTGCCCTTATGTTAATTAAATGTTCAAATCTAAAGTATTTGGATGCTTATAATGGGTTGAAAGGGAAACCAAAAATGATAGAATCAACAACTTACAAAATTAATTTTATTGACAGTTTAGAAAATGAAATAGTTGCTTTCAAAATAATGTTTCATTTTGATTCAAAAGGGCGAATTCTAAAATGCCCACATTTAAATAAAGATGGGACAATAGGCTATGGTGAAACAAAGTATATTTATGACAAAAAAGGTAATATGATTGAATATATAAGATATGGTAAAGATAGTTTTGTAAATATTCAAAATAAATATGA contains the following coding sequences:
- a CDS encoding TlpA disulfide reductase family protein produces the protein MSFKNSFISLSVVFTLIFLSCSTKDPNSFSISGKISGLNNNYALLSKIKNIQKKTTLFIDTLKINNRGRFNSVYFLEPGIYNLTFDKKTIELAIDKGQNIEINGNSIENLTVKGSVDTQLLNDYEAFRVASLNRLVKSVRNNIKALKKAGENERKIAELRELEVENYKKHLNELITFVKDKMGTSIAIYATSPRWNGGDNLPFLQSLVSNFEKTHSNIEITQKLKNKLNLLQKTSIGGFIGNIEMPNKNGEIISLNTIKGKYTLVDFWASWCPPCRTESVLLNNLYKLYHSKGFDIYGISLDSKRSSWIKAIEKDKRVWTEVSTVEGFNTPVSTEYGITALPTNFLIDSTGKIIAVNIHGKHLKEKIESLFNK
- a CDS encoding CvpA family protein gives rise to the protein MNTFDIIIVAFLVFGFIRGILKGLFVEVASLIALIAGVYGAIHFSYFIGNLMVNYISWDEKYITIISFAITFGIIVLAIGLLGKLFTKIADFASLGLLNKLFGGVFGALKIGLVFSVILLIFNKLNNTIPFISEEQTQNSILYKPIKNLAPTLFPNFLEIVEKKSEKIMSD